A single region of the Peromyscus eremicus chromosome 16_21, PerEre_H2_v1, whole genome shotgun sequence genome encodes:
- the LOC131926426 gene encoding keratin-associated protein 10-11-like isoform X4, with amino-acid sequence MAASTMSVCSDACTNSSWQVDDCPESCCEPTCCAPSCCHCCQPSCCTPSCCQPSCCAPSPCLTLICTPVSCVSSPCCQSVCCTPSCCQQSSCQPACCTCSPCQPSCCVPVCCKPVCCTPICSGSSSCCQQSSCQPSCCQSSCCVPVCCKPVCCKPVCCKPCSSVSLLCRPVCRPACCVPTSSCCASSCQPSCCKPCSSVSLLCCPACSRQACCGLSSGQKSSC; translated from the exons ATGGCCGCctccaccatgtctgtctgctctgATGCCTGCACCAACTCCTCCTGGCAGGTGGACGACTGCCCAGAGAGCTGCTGTGAGCCTACCTGCTGTGCCCCCAGCTGCTGCca ctgctgccagcccagctgctgtaCCCCCAGCTGCTGCCAACCCAGCTGCTGTGCCCCATCCCCCTGCCTGACCCTCATCTGCACCCCAGTGAGCTGTGTGTCCAGCCCCTGCTGCCAATCTGTCTGCTGCACACCCTCATGCTGCCAACAGTCTAGCTGCCAGCCAGCTTGCTGCACCTGCTCCCCCTGCCAGCCGTCCTGCTGTGtgcctgtctgctgcaagcctgtctgctgcaCACCCATCTGCTCTGGATCCTCCTCATGCTGCCAGCAGTCTAGCTGCCAGCCCTCCTGCTGTCAATCCTCCTGCTGTGtgcctgtctgctgcaagcctgtctgctgcaagcctgtctgctgcaagccctgctccaGTGTGTCCCTGCTCTGCCGCCCTGTGTGCAGACCTGCCTGCTGTGTGCCCACCTCCTCCTGCTGTGCCTCCtcctgccagcccagctgctgcaagccctgctccaGTGTGTCCCTGCTCTGCTGCCCTGCCTGCTCCCGCCAggcctgctgtggcctctcctcggGCCAGAAGTCCAGCTGCTGA
- the LOC131926426 gene encoding keratin-associated protein 10-11-like isoform X3 produces MAASTMSVCSDACTNSSWQVDDCPESCCEPTCCAPSCCHCCQPSCCQPSCCTPSCCQPSCCAPSPCLTLICTPVSCVSSPCCQSVCCTPSCCQQSSCQPACCTCSPCQPSCCVPVCCKPVCCTPICSGSSSCCQQSSCQPSCCQSSCCVPVCCKPVCCKPVCCKPCSSVSLLCRPVCRPACCVPTSSCCASSCQPSCCKPCSSVSLLCCPACSRQACCGLSSGQKSSC; encoded by the exons ATGGCCGCctccaccatgtctgtctgctctgATGCCTGCACCAACTCCTCCTGGCAGGTGGACGACTGCCCAGAGAGCTGCTGTGAGCCTACCTGCTGTGCCCCCAGCTGCTGCca ctgctgccagcccagctgctgccagcccagctgctgtaCCCCCAGCTGCTGCCAACCCAGCTGCTGTGCCCCATCCCCCTGCCTGACCCTCATCTGCACCCCAGTGAGCTGTGTGTCCAGCCCCTGCTGCCAATCTGTCTGCTGCACACCCTCATGCTGCCAACAGTCTAGCTGCCAGCCAGCTTGCTGCACCTGCTCCCCCTGCCAGCCGTCCTGCTGTGtgcctgtctgctgcaagcctgtctgctgcaCACCCATCTGCTCTGGATCCTCCTCATGCTGCCAGCAGTCTAGCTGCCAGCCCTCCTGCTGTCAATCCTCCTGCTGTGtgcctgtctgctgcaagcctgtctgctgcaagcctgtctgctgcaagccctgctccaGTGTGTCCCTGCTCTGCCGCCCTGTGTGCAGACCTGCCTGCTGTGTGCCCACCTCCTCCTGCTGTGCCTCCtcctgccagcccagctgctgcaagccctgctccaGTGTGTCCCTGCTCTGCTGCCCTGCCTGCTCCCGCCAggcctgctgtggcctctcctcggGCCAGAAGTCCAGCTGCTGA
- the LOC131926426 gene encoding keratin-associated protein 10-7-like isoform X1 — MAASTMSVCSDACTNSSWQVDDCPESCCEPTCCAPSCCQPSCCQPSCCVPSCCQPSCCVPSCCAPSCCEPTCCAPSCCQSSCCQPSCCVPSCCQPSCCAPSCCVPSCCAPSCCQPSCCQPSCCTPSCCQPSCCAPSPCLTLICTPVSCVSSPCCQSVCCTPSCCQQSSCQPACCTCSPCQPSCCVPVCCKPVCCTPICSGSSSCCQQSSCQPSCCQSSCCVPVCCKPVCCKPVCCKPCSSVSLLCRPVCRPACCVPTSSCCASSCQPSCCKPCSSVSLLCCPACSRQACCGLSSGQKSSC, encoded by the exons ATGGCTGCctccaccatgtctgtctgctctgACGCCTGCACCAACTCCTCCTGGCAGGTGGATGACTGCCCAGAGAGCTGCTGTGAGCCTACCTGCTGTGcccccagctgctgccagcccagctgctgccagcccagctgctgtgtgCCCAGCTGCTGCCAACCTAGCTGCTGTGTGCCCAGCTGCTGTGCCCCA AGCTGCTGTGAGCCTACCTGCTGTGCCCCCAGCTGCTGCcagtccagctgctgccagcccagctgctgtgtgcccagctgttgccagcccagctgctgtgcCCCCAGCTGCTGTGTGCCCAGCTGTTGTGcccccagctgctgccagcccagctgctgccagcccagctgctgtaCCCCCAGCTGCTGCCAACCCAGCTGCTGTGCCCCATCCCCCTGCCTGACCCTCATCTGCACCCCAGTGAGCTGTGTGTCCAGCCCCTGCTGCCAATCTGTCTGCTGCACACCCTCATGCTGCCAACAGTCTAGCTGCCAGCCAGCTTGCTGCACCTGCTCCCCCTGCCAGCCGTCCTGCTGTGtgcctgtctgctgcaagcctgtctgctgcaCACCCATCTGCTCTGGATCCTCCTCATGCTGCCAGCAGTCTAGCTGCCAGCCCTCCTGCTGTCAATCCTCCTGCTGTGtgcctgtctgctgcaagcctgtctgctgcaagcctgtctgctgcaagccctgctccaGTGTGTCCCTGCTCTGCCGCCCTGTGTGCAGACCTGCCTGCTGTGTGCCCACCTCCTCCTGCTGTGCCTCCtcctgccagcccagctgctgcaagccctgctccaGTGTGTCCCTGCTCTGCTGCCCTGCCTGCTCCCGCCAggcctgctgtggcctctcctcggGCCAGAAGTCCAGCTGCTGA
- the LOC131926426 gene encoding keratin-associated protein 10-4-like isoform X2 translates to MAASTMSVCSDACTNSSWQVDDCPESCCEPTCCAPSCCQPSCCQPSCCVPSCCQPSCCVPSCCAPAPCLTLLCTPVSCVSSPCCQSICCTPSCCQQSSCQPACCTCSPCQPSCCVTLCCKPVCCGASSSCCQPSCCQSSCCVPPSCCVPVCCKPVCCTPICSGSSSCCQQSSCQPSCCQSSCCVPVCCKPVCCKPVCCKPCSSVSLLCRPVCRPACCVPTSSCCASSCQPSCCKPCSSVSLLCCPACSRQACCGLSSGQKSSC, encoded by the exons ATGGCTGCctccaccatgtctgtctgctctgACGCCTGCACCAACTCCTCCTGGCAGGTGGATGACTGCCCAGAGAGCTGCTGTGAGCCTACCTGCTGTGcccccagctgctgccagcccagctgctgccagcccagctgctgtgtgCCCAGCTGCTGCCAACCTAGCTGCTGTGTGCCCAGCTGCTGTGCCCCAGCCCCCTGCCTGACCCTCCTCTGCACCCCAGTGAGCTGTGTGTCCAGCCCCTGCTGCCAATCTATCTGCTGCACACCCTCATGCTGCCAACAGTCTAGCTGCCAACCAGCTTGTTGCACCTGCTCCCCCTGTCAGCCGTCCTGCTGTGTGACTCTTtgctgcaagcctgtctgctgTGGGGCTTCCTCCTCATGCTGCCAGCCATCCTGCTGTCAGTCTTCCTGCTGTGtgcct CCGTCCTGCTGTGtgcctgtctgctgcaagcctgtctgctgcaCACCCATCTGCTCTGGATCCTCCTCATGCTGCCAGCAGTCTAGCTGCCAGCCCTCCTGCTGTCAATCCTCCTGCTGTGtgcctgtctgctgcaagcctgtctgctgcaagcctgtctgctgcaagccctgctccaGTGTGTCCCTGCTCTGCCGCCCTGTGTGCAGACCTGCCTGCTGTGTGCCCACCTCCTCCTGCTGTGCCTCCtcctgccagcccagctgctgcaagccctgctccaGTGTGTCCCTGCTCTGCTGCCCTGCCTGCTCCCGCCAggcctgctgtggcctctcctcggGCCAGAAGTCCAGCTGCTGA
- the LOC131926426 gene encoding keratin-associated protein 10-2-like isoform X5, whose translation MAASTMSVCSDACTNSSWQVDDCPESCCEPTCCAPSCCQSSCCQPSCCVCCQPSCCAPSPCLTLICTPVSCVSSPCCQSVCCTPSCCQQSSCQPACCTCSPCQPSCCVPVCCKPVCCTPICSGSSSCCQQSSCQPSCCQSSCCVPVCCKPVCCKPVCCKPCSSVSLLCRPVCRPACCVPTSSCCASSCQPSCCKPCSSVSLLCCPACSRQACCGLSSGQKSSC comes from the exons ATGGCCGCctccaccatgtctgtctgctctgATGCCTGCACCAACTCCTCCTGGCAGGTGGACGACTGCCCAGAGAGCTGCTGTGAGCCTACCTGCTGTGCCCCCAGCTGCTGCcagtccagctgctgccagcccagctgctgtgt CTGCTGCCAACCCAGCTGCTGTGCCCCATCCCCCTGCCTGACCCTCATCTGCACCCCAGTGAGCTGTGTGTCCAGCCCCTGCTGCCAATCTGTCTGCTGCACACCCTCATGCTGCCAACAGTCTAGCTGCCAGCCAGCTTGCTGCACCTGCTCCCCCTGCCAGCCGTCCTGCTGTGtgcctgtctgctgcaagcctgtctgctgcaCACCCATCTGCTCTGGATCCTCCTCATGCTGCCAGCAGTCTAGCTGCCAGCCCTCCTGCTGTCAATCCTCCTGCTGTGtgcctgtctgctgcaagcctgtctgctgcaagcctgtctgctgcaagccctgctccaGTGTGTCCCTGCTCTGCCGCCCTGTGTGCAGACCTGCCTGCTGTGTGCCCACCTCCTCCTGCTGTGCCTCCtcctgccagcccagctgctgcaagccctgctccaGTGTGTCCCTGCTCTGCTGCCCTGCCTGCTCCCGCCAggcctgctgtggcctctcctcggGCCAGAAGTCCAGCTGCTGA
- the LOC131926426 gene encoding keratin-associated protein 10-2-like isoform X6 yields the protein MAASTMSVCSDACTNSSWQVDDCPESCCEPTCCAPSCCQSSCCHCCQPSCCAPSPCLTLICTPVSCVSSPCCQSVCCTPSCCQQSSCQPACCTCSPCQPSCCVPVCCKPVCCTPICSGSSSCCQQSSCQPSCCQSSCCVPVCCKPVCCKPVCCKPCSSVSLLCRPVCRPACCVPTSSCCASSCQPSCCKPCSSVSLLCCPACSRQACCGLSSGQKSSC from the exons ATGGCCGCctccaccatgtctgtctgctctgATGCCTGCACCAACTCCTCCTGGCAGGTGGACGACTGCCCAGAGAGCTGCTGTGAGCCTACCTGCTGTGCCCCCAGCTGCTGCcagtccagctgctgcca CTGCTGCCAACCCAGCTGCTGTGCCCCATCCCCCTGCCTGACCCTCATCTGCACCCCAGTGAGCTGTGTGTCCAGCCCCTGCTGCCAATCTGTCTGCTGCACACCCTCATGCTGCCAACAGTCTAGCTGCCAGCCAGCTTGCTGCACCTGCTCCCCCTGCCAGCCGTCCTGCTGTGtgcctgtctgctgcaagcctgtctgctgcaCACCCATCTGCTCTGGATCCTCCTCATGCTGCCAGCAGTCTAGCTGCCAGCCCTCCTGCTGTCAATCCTCCTGCTGTGtgcctgtctgctgcaagcctgtctgctgcaagcctgtctgctgcaagccctgctccaGTGTGTCCCTGCTCTGCCGCCCTGTGTGCAGACCTGCCTGCTGTGTGCCCACCTCCTCCTGCTGTGCCTCCtcctgccagcccagctgctgcaagccctgctccaGTGTGTCCCTGCTCTGCTGCCCTGCCTGCTCCCGCCAggcctgctgtggcctctcctcggGCCAGAAGTCCAGCTGCTGA
- the LOC131926426 gene encoding keratin-associated protein 10-2-like isoform X7, which produces MAASTMSVCSDACTNSSWQVDDCPESCCEPTCCAPSCCHCCAPSPCLTLICTPVSCVSSPCCQSVCCTPSCCQQSSCQPACCTCSPCQPSCCVPVCCKPVCCTPICSGSSSCCQQSSCQPSCCQSSCCVPVCCKPVCCKPVCCKPCSSVSLLCRPVCRPACCVPTSSCCASSCQPSCCKPCSSVSLLCCPACSRQACCGLSSGQKSSC; this is translated from the exons ATGGCCGCctccaccatgtctgtctgctctgATGCCTGCACCAACTCCTCCTGGCAGGTGGACGACTGCCCAGAGAGCTGCTGTGAGCCTACCTGCTGTGCCCCCAGCTGCTGCca CTGCTGTGCCCCATCCCCCTGCCTGACCCTCATCTGCACCCCAGTGAGCTGTGTGTCCAGCCCCTGCTGCCAATCTGTCTGCTGCACACCCTCATGCTGCCAACAGTCTAGCTGCCAGCCAGCTTGCTGCACCTGCTCCCCCTGCCAGCCGTCCTGCTGTGtgcctgtctgctgcaagcctgtctgctgcaCACCCATCTGCTCTGGATCCTCCTCATGCTGCCAGCAGTCTAGCTGCCAGCCCTCCTGCTGTCAATCCTCCTGCTGTGtgcctgtctgctgcaagcctgtctgctgcaagcctgtctgctgcaagccctgctccaGTGTGTCCCTGCTCTGCCGCCCTGTGTGCAGACCTGCCTGCTGTGTGCCCACCTCCTCCTGCTGTGCCTCCtcctgccagcccagctgctgcaagccctgctccaGTGTGTCCCTGCTCTGCTGCCCTGCCTGCTCCCGCCAggcctgctgtggcctctcctcggGCCAGAAGTCCAGCTGCTGA